gaatcacaatggacgaaaacgtctaagtgagtctgatggcagactgccacttaaacctaaccttacctataggggacatcccctgcgtgttggttaaatataaaaaaaaaaaaaatactgagatcggtctttatggcctttttttccaaatatggtccgatcccaTTTCCAGTGTCGGcgtaatcggataacaaatgcgcattCTATGAGCTCTGTATTATAAGTCAAGGGAGTGTTCCATAAGGTTACCATAGGCGACGAAAATCTTCTCAATTTAAGTTAAGCACTTGCAAAGTTATTTCTCTCAGTTCACGTGAATACTTGCTTTCATTATGCTGAGCTTAAATTGTGATTTTGTTCatttctttccaaaatttcatttctcaaTCTTATGCGATCCTTATCAGATGAATTATGTATTCATaaattttcgaagaaaaaaaatgtggcgCGATTTCCCTTCTTAATTCAGTGTGTATACTTAAAGACGATGGTGATAATTGTTACGCCATTATTTTTGCAAACATAATTTTAAAGCTGCATATCAAGTTCACTACTGGAAACCGAATATGAGTTTCAGTCTGCCAGCGAATAACGAAGCAATAGGAGGACCGCCAGTGATAGCGAAATGTGTTGCACAAGTCAAAGAAATTTCGGTTTGATTGTGGCATGGCTAAATGTTGGCCTTTCATCGTTATCCCTGATATTGATTTTAGTATCATGGCTGGCCTATGATGTGCCGCAGACAAGTGGTGAGTTTCATGGCATTTGGAAAAATGGTTTgttttttacataaatttttattCTGATTTTCTTCATAAGGTGATTCACAAATAGAAGGCATCATACTTTTGGCCTTGGTTTTCACTTATGTGGGGGCTTGGCTGGCCTTATCGGCCCTGCTGGTCAAGGGTATTGTGGAGGTAAGTTCTGACACTTGaatatgaaattcaaaaattaatttctcttCATTTTTAGGAACGTCACAAGTTAATGGCTCCCTGGGTTTATATGACCATATCTATGATTTTCTTATTAACCTTCATAATGGCATATGGAATTATTGCCAGTATTGTGGCCAACTTGGCGTTTATCGTCATACTTTTGGAGCTCATAATAATTTCTTTGATTTTGTGTAAGTTTTGTTATTCACCACTGATGtgtgataatttttttaaaaaatttttgtttatatttgcaACAGGTGTCATTGTGTCCTTTTTCTTTCCCGTCTTTATGTTATTCATCAAAATTCGTGAAAAAATCTCCGATCCTGAGAAGGGTTTCTAGAAAATAGCAACGAGGGTCTCAAAATGATGGCCAGCCATTTTGGAATTTTGTTCCTTTAAGatgatttttaaattaatagTATTATAATGTCTATACAAATTCtctgaaaaaataaattttattacccAAAACttataaaagaagaaaatatttagataagaaaaattaataacaaaacaaaacaaataaaagcgtggtaagtccggccgggtcgaatcttatataccctccaccatggatcgcatttgtcgagttcttttcccggcatctcttcttaggcaaaaaaggataaaagaaaagatttgctctgctattagagcgatatcaagatatggtccggttcggaccataatatacgttggagacctgtgtaaaatgtcagccaattcgaataagaattgcgcccttcgggggctcaagaagtagagagatcgatttatatgggagctgtatcaggctatggaccgattcagaccttaacaaacacgtatgttgatggtcatgagaggatccgtcgtacaaaacttcaggcaaatcgaataatattgggttgcccaaaaagtaattgcggactttttaaaagaaagtaaatgcatttttaataaaacttagaatgaactttaatcaaatatactttttttacactttttttctaaagcaagctaaaagtaacagctgataactgacagaagaaagaatgcaattacagagccacaagttgtgaaaaaatttgtcaacgccgactatataaaaaatccgcaattactatttgggcaacccaataattgcgacctctaggggctcaagaagtcaagattccagatcggtttatatggcagctatatcaggttattgaccgatttgaacctaatttagcacagttgttggaagtcattgtgcaaaatttcactccaatcggataagaattgtgccctctagcggctcaagaagtcaagaccccagatcggtttatatggcagctatatcaggttatgaaccgatttcaaccatgctcagcacagatgttggaactcataataaaatacatcatgcaaaatttcagccaattcggataggaattgttccctctagaggctcaagaagtcaagacccaagatcggtttatatggcagctatatcaggttattggccgatttgaatcatacttggcacatttgttggatatcataacaaaacacgtcgtgaaaaattgcattccaatcggataagaataacgctctctagaggctcaagaagtcaagacccaagatcggcttatatggcagctatatcaggttatggaccgatttgaacctaatttagcacagttgttggatatcataacaaaccacgtcgtgcaaaattgtattccaatcggataagaataacgcactctagaggctcaagaagtaaagactcaagatcggtttatatggcagctatatcaaaacatggaccgatatgactcatTCACGATACccaccgatctacactaataagaagtatttgtgcaaagttcaagcggctagctttactccttcgaaagttagcgtgctttcgacagacagacggacggacggacggatggacggatggacggacagactgacagacatggctagatcgacaaataatgttgcgacgatcaagaatatatatactttatggggtctcagactaatatttcgagtagttacaaacaaaatgacgaaattagtatacccccaacctatggtggagggtataaaaaggggaaaatggacttggttgggtTAAATCCTGCGAgcgatgatatagcgagaaatTTAAGAATTACGAAACACGTTCCAAAGTTGTTAGGGTTAGTGGTGATCTCGGACTATCCTTTTCCATTGAAAgataaacaaacgaaaattgtatTGGAAATGAGGTGcgtcgtctttctcgtgaacagggaGATTTCAGTCTTGTCTGGATTAACATTAAGACCCCTAGGTcgagcccagtcgtatgccatctgcaagaccgattcgtcccttctgcatagctgaatCGCCATTAgaattataacattgtctgcatagcagacgggttcaaaggCCTCCTCAATCAGCATTCTTAACgggtaatttatggtggtcacccaaagtagagccactttcttccttatatttacgTCACGGAACCCACAACTTATCCAAGTTTTCACCCGATGATGGTATAAAGATTGGATTagtgtgtcggtccacacattgttaaaagccccctcaatgtcaatgcataccgccaacgtgtacgtcttggcatcgaaggattctgtATTTGAGCAGCTCTCTGGATGTCCTTACCGAGCTTCGGATGCCCACCCCCTCGGATTTATACTCTAAACATATATCCCCAGAATTAGTTGAAAAAttatcccatagcagctataacgaaatcTAATCAGTTAAAGACCGTAAAACGGGATACTGGCCCATGCAGGAGTGGGAAGGATGAGAAAGGGATATTATGCAACtcattgttcgaaatttcagcgaaatcggctaaaacatgcactttttatggcccctaGTATATAGCACCAGTATATATGTGACTTAAATTCAAATTTAGATCAATCGTGGCCATATTGGGCACAGATATTAAGGCGCCGAATACAGCCAAGGATCTGCgaaaaatgtcagctcaatatccttGTTATTAAGTACTGTAGCGTAAATTTACCCAACAGATAGACTTTCAAgaccagatcgtcttagatttttacgacgaacaAAGCTAtaccctacgggaaatgggacaggtcccaaacctgtcatGGGATAGGTCCTTTGGTGATAAGGACCGGTGCCAGTTCTCATCCCCTCGTTACGAGGAAAAATCCAATCACTTTTATAAAGGTTTGTCGTTCGcggtgacgaattgccaccatcCTAACACCGTCGGGCAGGTCTTGGGTCTTGCGAATACTTTTAAGGGAGATTACATTAGTTAGCAAACATATTTAAcggataagcaatttttaacaaaaattaagcgacttaaaaacaagtaaaaggcaataagttcggccgggccaaactttgaataccaaatttcggcgacatcggacaagaaatgcgcctcttacgggcccaaaaccttaaatcgagagatctattcaaatctggacctatctgggcaaGTAGAAgcaggatgtcaaagggcctaacacaacttactgtcaaaaatttcggcaacatcggacaaaaaatgtgccttttatgggccttagaccctaaatctagagatcgttctatatggcagctgtatccaaatctggacctatatctgccatattgcagaaagatatcgaggggcttaacttaactctctgtttcaaatttcggcgacattggacaaataataaaccttttatggccccaaaccctaaaaccgagagatcgatcaatatggcagctatatctaaatctggaccgatctgggccaaattgaagagggatgtcgaagggtctaacacattgcacagtcccgaattttggcaaaatcggataataaatgcgccttttatgggcccaagaccttgaatcgagagatcggtctatatggcagctctatacaaatcttgatcgatttaggttaaattgctgaaatatgtcgaagggcttaacttaactcactgctccgaatttcggcgacatcggacaagaaatgcgcctcgtatgggcccaaaaccttcaatcgagagatcggtctatatggcagctagaccgatttaagacaaattgaagaagggcctagcacaactaatgtccaaaattttggcgaaatcggacaataaatgcgccttttatgggcattaggccctaaattgagagatcgttctatatggcagctatatacaaatctggacctatcatTGCCATATTACAgatagatgtcgaggggcttaacttaacgcgctgtcccaaatttcggcgacatcggacaatatatgcgcctttaattggcccaaaaccttaaatcgagagatcggtctatatagcagctatatccaaatctggatcgatttggaccaaattgaaaaagaatgtcgaaggccctaacacaactccctgtcccaaatttcagcaaaatcggataataaatgtgtcttttatgggcctaaaaccctaagtcggcgaatcggtctatatggtagctatggaccgatctgggctaaatttaagaaggatgttgagggacctaatacaactcattgtcccaaagtttagcaaaatcggatataaatgtggcttttatgggtctagcaccctaaatcgggggatcggtctatatgggggctatataaagatatagtccgatatagcccatcttcgaccttaacctgctcatggacaaaaaaagaatctgtgcaaaatttcagctcaataactctatttttaaagattgtagcgtgatttcaacagacagacggacggagatggctaatcgtcttagatttttacgctaatcaagaatatatatatactttatagagccggaaatggatatttcgaagtgttgcaaacggaatgacaaaatgaatataccccgatccttcgttggtgggtataaaaactattaagaatcataagttatgacaattgaaacttttcatttccTGTAGGAAATGTCCTGTGACaggtaactaattctccagtATAGGACCGGTACatttggggcaattgactacacatttcccctttcctcgatgtgttgcaaatggtatgacaaaatttaaacacccccattctatggtggtgggtatgaaaatcatTCATAGATATAGATTCTCAGTTCAGTATTTCGACGAGTTACAAACGGCATAACGAAATTGGTatgcccccatccaatggtgatgggtatataaATTATCACCTAATTGTATTTTGTTGCTACAGAGTATTGAAAGAAACTCAGTGATAAGAATATTGTTTTGACGCTTCTCATCTGGCAGCTTATCTAGAATAAGTACTTGCCAAAAAATCAGACTT
The genomic region above belongs to Stomoxys calcitrans chromosome 5, idStoCalc2.1, whole genome shotgun sequence and contains:
- the LOC106092236 gene encoding uncharacterized protein LOC106092236 translates to MCCTSQRNFGLIVAWLNVGLSSLSLILILVSWLAYDVPQTSGDSQIEGIILLALVFTYVGAWLALSALLVKGIVEERHKLMAPWVYMTISMIFLLTFIMAYGIIASIVANLAFIVILLELIIISLILCVIVSFFFPVFMLFIKIREKISDPEKGF